From Sulfurovum zhangzhouensis, the proteins below share one genomic window:
- the cmoB gene encoding tRNA 5-methoxyuridine(34)/uridine 5-oxyacetic acid(34) synthase CmoB — protein MDLNQLREERQTWLTWKNIVPFQDAIKALPEFEDITVSLGDVVSIDIPNLTQEQADQIKQTALLMKPWRKGPFRINELFIDTEWQSQIKYNLLEPYFDLEGKVVGDIGCNNGYYLFRMQSQNPKKLIGFDPSAIYYSQFQFINHFVKSDIVYEMLGVEHVEFYEHKFDVLFCLGVLYHRSDPVAMLKSLYKGLEKGGELILDTFMIDGEEEVALTPAGKYSKIPNIYFVPTIPALKNWCHRAGFECVEVLETKVTDLNEQRKTDWIDTQSLEDFLDPNDPNKTVEGYPAPKRVYIKAKKSL, from the coding sequence ATGGACTTAAATCAACTTAGAGAAGAACGTCAAACATGGTTGACGTGGAAAAATATCGTACCGTTTCAGGATGCAATCAAGGCGCTGCCGGAGTTTGAAGATATCACAGTCTCTCTTGGGGATGTTGTAAGTATAGATATCCCGAATCTCACACAAGAGCAGGCTGATCAGATCAAGCAGACCGCACTACTGATGAAGCCGTGGAGGAAAGGACCTTTCCGGATCAATGAGCTTTTTATCGATACGGAATGGCAGAGTCAGATCAAATATAACCTTCTTGAGCCGTACTTTGATTTGGAAGGGAAAGTCGTCGGCGACATCGGATGCAATAATGGTTACTACCTTTTTCGTATGCAAAGTCAAAATCCCAAAAAACTGATAGGATTTGATCCTTCGGCTATCTACTACTCACAGTTTCAGTTTATTAACCATTTTGTTAAATCGGATATCGTTTATGAGATGTTGGGGGTAGAGCATGTAGAGTTTTATGAACATAAATTTGATGTACTCTTTTGTCTGGGAGTGCTTTATCACCGTTCAGATCCCGTAGCAATGCTCAAGTCACTTTATAAGGGGCTGGAGAAGGGTGGAGAGTTGATCCTTGATACCTTTATGATAGACGGAGAAGAAGAGGTGGCACTGACCCCGGCAGGAAAATACTCAAAAATACCAAATATCTATTTTGTCCCAACGATACCGGCATTGAAAAACTGGTGTCATCGTGCTGGCTTTGAGTGTGTAGAGGTACTTGAAACAAAGGTAACTGATCTCAATGAACAACGAAAAACCGACTGGATAGATACGCAGAGTTTAGAGGATTTCCTTGATCCAAATGATCCAAACAAAACAGTAGAGGGGTATCCAGCACCCAAAAGAGTTTATATTAAAGCAAAAAAGTCACTCTAA
- a CDS encoding LysM peptidoglycan-binding domain-containing protein has translation MTKLLHSLIIMSTIASAEGVIECRVVTEGFQECNPYSTKYLYAKEIEYEKDRKKLINVKSLPVNEEKAVLRVISVEETAAPYKLSKESLRFKGSASSTFEQPLDIVGEVSVEKDKEPTEKRALMSKEDLEKYIGELQKYEKELQENKEKEIGIYRVTSGDALSRIAKKFKMKTAELRKFNKLEKGALLRIGQKLILPYSQDMVDAITSARYKVKQGDSLISIAKKFDLQPEDLISFNKLKKNTLLRIGKVLDLPLPHKLAELAKQKNYSRYGNRSLRVTATAYTSHAKQTDTTPFLAAWNNRLIPGMKIIAVSRDLLSLYGMRNGTKVRIAGLPGIYRVRDKMNKRYKRRIDIYMGVDRKRALRWGRRSVQIYWD, from the coding sequence ATGACAAAGTTACTACACTCACTAATTATCATGAGCACCATAGCTTCGGCAGAAGGAGTGATAGAGTGTAGGGTAGTGACTGAGGGATTTCAAGAGTGTAATCCCTACAGTACTAAGTATCTTTATGCAAAAGAGATCGAATATGAGAAAGATCGTAAAAAGCTCATCAATGTAAAATCCCTTCCTGTCAATGAAGAAAAAGCTGTTCTCAGAGTAATTTCTGTAGAGGAAACCGCAGCACCCTATAAACTTTCCAAAGAGTCTTTACGTTTTAAAGGAAGTGCAAGTAGCACATTTGAACAACCACTCGATATAGTCGGTGAAGTAAGTGTAGAGAAAGATAAAGAACCCACTGAAAAAAGAGCTCTTATGTCTAAAGAAGATCTCGAAAAATATATTGGTGAGCTGCAAAAATATGAAAAAGAACTTCAAGAGAATAAAGAAAAAGAGATAGGAATCTACCGGGTTACATCAGGTGATGCCTTAAGCCGTATCGCGAAAAAATTCAAGATGAAAACTGCAGAGCTTAGAAAGTTTAACAAGCTCGAAAAAGGTGCACTCTTACGTATAGGACAGAAGTTGATCCTGCCATATTCGCAAGATATGGTTGATGCTATTACCAGCGCTAGATATAAAGTAAAACAAGGTGACAGCTTAATATCTATCGCGAAAAAGTTTGACCTTCAGCCTGAAGACTTAATTAGCTTCAATAAATTAAAAAAGAATACATTGCTTAGGATTGGAAAGGTATTAGACCTTCCTTTACCGCACAAACTGGCAGAATTGGCAAAACAGAAAAACTACAGTAGATATGGTAACCGTAGTCTGAGAGTTACTGCAACTGCTTATACCTCACATGCAAAACAGACAGATACCACACCATTTCTGGCTGCTTGGAACAACCGTCTGATTCCCGGAATGAAAATCATTGCAGTCTCAAGAGACCTGCTTTCTCTCTATGGAATGCGTAATGGGACAAAAGTACGGATCGCAGGTCTTCCGGGTATCTACCGTGTACGTGACAAGATGAATAAACGCTATAAAAGACGTATCGATATCTATATGGGAGTAGATCGTAAAAGAGCGTTACGCTGGGGTAGGAGAAGCGTACAGATCTACTGGGATTAA
- the thrC gene encoding threonine synthase: protein MQFIETRGNDGQKPVSVSFSEAILSPSASFGGLYVPKSLPSLDQAYLESHLESHYKTLAIDFLEKFGIDIDREVLKEALKRYDAFDDPSNPVPLTQVEEDCFVSELYHGPTRAFKDMALQPFGYVLSRLAQEKNENYLIMAATSGDTGPATLETFKNQKNVKVACLYPDGGTSDVQRLQMVTEDGENLKVIGVKGNFDDTQNTLKELLASEDFKAELKAHNIKLSAANSVNFGRIIFQIIYHIHSYLELVRKKAITMGEKIYLVVPSGNFGNALGAYYAKKAGLPIEKILISSNINNILTDWINKGEYDLTIRTLVQTESPAMDILKSSNVERIMYDKFGPERTKELMDELASNGKYKLTDDEVAAIQEDFSASFSDDAECENVIGVYANKGYIMDPHTATCMKAYQTLREKPLKTVVYSTAEWTKFSPAVSKALGKEVKGDIAALKEVSESANVNVPDMINALFDKPIKHTVVVDKENIKGEMLSFL, encoded by the coding sequence ATGCAATTTATCGAAACACGTGGTAATGATGGACAAAAGCCTGTTTCAGTCTCTTTTTCTGAAGCAATATTAAGTCCAAGTGCAAGTTTTGGAGGACTTTATGTACCAAAGTCACTTCCAAGTCTTGATCAGGCATATCTAGAATCTCATCTAGAGAGCCACTACAAAACATTAGCGATCGATTTTTTAGAAAAATTCGGTATTGATATAGATAGAGAGGTGCTCAAAGAAGCACTAAAAAGATATGATGCATTTGATGACCCTTCAAATCCTGTACCGCTTACACAGGTTGAAGAGGACTGTTTTGTCTCTGAACTTTATCATGGCCCTACACGTGCTTTTAAAGATATGGCACTTCAGCCTTTTGGATATGTACTTTCTAGGCTGGCACAGGAAAAAAATGAAAACTATCTGATCATGGCTGCTACAAGCGGTGATACGGGACCGGCAACTTTGGAAACTTTTAAAAACCAAAAAAATGTAAAAGTTGCTTGTCTTTATCCTGATGGCGGTACTTCAGATGTACAGAGACTGCAAATGGTCACTGAAGATGGTGAAAATCTCAAAGTGATCGGAGTTAAAGGAAACTTTGATGATACTCAGAACACACTCAAAGAGTTACTTGCTTCTGAAGACTTTAAAGCAGAGCTAAAAGCACATAATATCAAACTTTCTGCAGCAAACTCAGTGAACTTTGGGCGTATTATCTTCCAGATCATTTACCATATTCACTCGTATCTTGAGTTGGTACGTAAAAAAGCGATTACAATGGGTGAGAAGATCTATCTTGTGGTTCCAAGCGGTAACTTCGGGAATGCCCTTGGTGCTTACTATGCGAAGAAGGCAGGTCTCCCTATTGAAAAGATCTTGATCTCTTCCAATATAAATAATATTCTGACTGATTGGATCAATAAAGGTGAGTATGATCTCACTATAAGAACATTGGTTCAGACAGAGTCTCCTGCAATGGATATTTTGAAAAGCTCCAACGTAGAACGTATCATGTATGACAAATTCGGTCCTGAACGTACTAAAGAGTTGATGGATGAATTAGCAAGCAATGGTAAATATAAGTTGACAGACGATGAGGTTGCAGCAATACAGGAAGATTTTTCTGCTTCATTCTCTGATGATGCAGAGTGTGAAAATGTGATTGGTGTTTATGCAAACAAAGGTTACATTATGGACCCTCATACGGCTACATGTATGAAAGCCTACCAGACACTTAGAGAGAAGCCGTTAAAAACAGTAGTATACTCAACTGCAGAGTGGACAAAATTCTCTCCGGCTGTATCTAAGGCACTTGGAAAAGAGGTGAAGGGTGATATCGCAGCACTCAAAGAAGTAAGTGAGTCTGCCAATGTGAATGTTCCTGATATGATCAATGCACTCTTTGATAAACCTATTAAACATACTGTAGTAGTAGATAAGGAAAACATCAAGGGAGAGATGCTGAGCTTCTTATAG
- a CDS encoding ferritin-like domain-containing protein yields the protein MNTHDNNFYNLLETAIRSDDIVLKEHLVAQCLEYCNQNSVSIPQDFEPVMFETPSYASTCTIVNPRDLPTRKEFDTPEGLATLVHAITHIEYSAIDLALDAVYHFPQMPLEYKVDWLIVAEDEIRHYKMLIELLDILGYRYGDFPVHCGLFDAAVHTAHDLLDRMAVVPRYYEASGLDVNPQIIKKLENKRKNPLVAKLIDALNIIYDEEIDHVHKGDKWFKYLCAQQGLDESVYFEILERYKLLSKHRPHINVNARKEAGFTCNEIKKLGAKTCD from the coding sequence ATGAATACGCATGATAATAACTTTTATAACTTATTAGAAACTGCAATACGCAGTGATGATATAGTGCTCAAAGAGCATCTGGTCGCGCAATGTTTGGAGTATTGTAACCAAAATTCGGTTAGCATACCGCAGGATTTTGAACCGGTGATGTTTGAAACACCTTCGTATGCCTCCACGTGTACGATCGTAAATCCTCGGGATCTTCCTACCCGAAAGGAGTTTGATACTCCTGAAGGTTTGGCAACATTGGTCCATGCCATTACGCATATTGAGTACTCAGCGATCGATCTGGCACTGGATGCAGTCTATCATTTTCCACAAATGCCACTGGAATATAAAGTAGACTGGTTGATCGTAGCAGAAGATGAAATACGTCATTACAAGATGTTGATCGAACTGCTGGATATCTTGGGGTATCGTTACGGTGATTTTCCGGTACATTGCGGGCTTTTTGATGCTGCAGTACACACGGCACATGATTTGCTTGACCGCATGGCGGTTGTCCCTCGATACTATGAGGCAAGCGGACTTGATGTGAATCCACAGATCATCAAAAAGCTTGAGAACAAACGTAAAAATCCGCTTGTTGCAAAACTTATCGATGCATTGAATATCATCTATGATGAAGAGATCGATCATGTACATAAAGGAGATAAGTGGTTTAAGTATCTTTGTGCACAGCAGGGGTTAGATGAATCTGTCTATTTTGAGATCCTAGAGCGTTATAAACTCTTGAGCAAACACCGTCCTCATATCAATGTGAATGCTAGAAAAGAAGCAGGATTTACCTGTAATGAGATCAAAAAACTGGGTGCAAAAACATGCGATTAG
- a CDS encoding peptidylprolyl isomerase — MLKKVLMIALLFCGLQLQAEEKAPVVVLETNLGKIELKLYPKIAPKAVENFTTHVRNGYYNGLIFHRIIKDFMIQGGDPTGTGRGGESIWKKDFEDEFAPNVVFDRPFLLAMANRGPKTNGSQFFITTVPTPWLNGRHTIFGEVIAGQDVVSKLENVDVDPRMSRPFFDQKIIKAYIK, encoded by the coding sequence ATGTTAAAAAAAGTATTGATGATTGCACTATTATTTTGTGGATTACAGTTACAGGCAGAAGAGAAAGCTCCTGTTGTAGTCCTTGAAACCAATCTTGGAAAGATTGAACTGAAACTTTATCCTAAGATAGCGCCTAAAGCTGTAGAAAATTTTACGACGCATGTAAGGAACGGCTACTACAATGGATTGATCTTTCATAGAATTATTAAAGACTTCATGATACAAGGCGGGGATCCGACAGGTACGGGTAGAGGCGGTGAGTCTATCTGGAAAAAAGATTTTGAGGATGAATTTGCCCCTAATGTGGTATTTGACAGACCGTTTTTACTTGCAATGGCAAATCGTGGACCTAAAACAAACGGAAGCCAGTTTTTTATTACTACAGTACCGACACCATGGTTGAACGGAAGACATACTATTTTTGGTGAGGTGATTGCCGGTCAAGATGTGGTAAGTAAGCTTGAAAATGTCGATGTAGACCCTAGGATGAGTCGACCGTTCTTTGATCAAAAGATCATTAAAGCGTATATCAAATAA
- a CDS encoding tetraacyldisaccharide 4'-kinase, with the protein MRLDQAYEYLLFSPKWYHLPFIVLMLPFSIIYGAFMWLRRAVSSPKDFGISIVSVGNLIVGGSGKTPFTISLASRLDDVTIISRGYGRKSKGLVEVSCKGKILASVEQSGDEPMLMALSLPKASVIVSEDRHQAIRMAKENGAKLIILDDGFNRVEIKKFEIILEPEKIKNVLPFPAGPFREFWFTKYYADMVVKEGRDFTRVVEIDEPQSKMLLVTAIANPQRLDKYLPKEVVQKVYLKDHDYFDEGEIRKVMDDCGADSILCTSKDRVKMEGFDLPISELKLKLNIEDDIIKKIQSYIQSSL; encoded by the coding sequence ATGCGATTAGACCAAGCATATGAGTATCTGCTCTTTTCTCCCAAATGGTACCATCTGCCTTTCATCGTCTTGATGCTTCCATTCTCAATCATATACGGTGCTTTTATGTGGCTCAGGAGAGCTGTCTCTTCTCCAAAAGATTTTGGCATATCTATTGTGAGTGTTGGAAATTTGATCGTTGGAGGAAGCGGTAAAACGCCCTTTACCATATCATTGGCTTCAAGGTTGGATGATGTTACGATCATTTCACGTGGGTATGGTAGGAAAAGCAAAGGGTTGGTTGAAGTCAGCTGCAAAGGAAAGATACTGGCAAGTGTAGAGCAGAGCGGTGATGAACCTATGCTTATGGCGCTATCGCTTCCCAAAGCTTCAGTGATAGTGAGTGAAGACCGGCATCAGGCAATTCGAATGGCTAAAGAGAACGGCGCAAAGCTCATCATACTTGATGATGGTTTTAATCGTGTGGAGATCAAAAAGTTCGAGATCATTCTGGAACCGGAGAAGATAAAAAACGTTCTGCCGTTCCCTGCAGGGCCTTTTAGAGAGTTTTGGTTTACTAAATACTATGCGGATATGGTCGTAAAAGAAGGCAGGGATTTTACCAGAGTTGTAGAGATAGATGAACCGCAGTCAAAAATGCTGCTGGTGACTGCGATTGCAAATCCACAAAGACTTGACAAGTATCTACCTAAAGAGGTAGTGCAAAAAGTCTATCTGAAAGATCACGATTATTTTGATGAAGGCGAGATCAGAAAAGTAATGGATGATTGTGGCGCTGATTCGATCTTATGTACTTCTAAAGACAGGGTTAAAATGGAAGGATTTGATCTGCCTATCTCCGAGCTAAAACTCAAACTAAACATAGAAGATGATATAATTAAAAAAATTCAATCATATATTCAATCAAGTCTATAA
- a CDS encoding hotdog domain-containing protein: MQLNTHLNIDTSLCGKVVKLEDNYSEVLLHTTVHMCADAQRLVHGGFVFGAADYAAMSAVNDPYVVLGASSCKFTAPVKVGDAVLCKASVVSEKGKKKEVDVQAFVNAKLVFEGSFTTFVLDKHVLD; encoded by the coding sequence ATGCAGTTAAATACCCACTTAAATATCGATACATCACTATGCGGCAAGGTTGTCAAACTCGAAGATAACTACTCTGAGGTATTACTGCATACTACTGTACATATGTGTGCAGATGCACAAAGGTTGGTGCATGGAGGGTTTGTTTTTGGTGCAGCAGACTATGCAGCAATGAGTGCAGTAAATGATCCTTATGTGGTGCTGGGTGCATCAAGCTGTAAGTTTACAGCTCCTGTCAAGGTAGGGGATGCTGTGTTGTGTAAAGCATCTGTGGTCAGTGAAAAAGGGAAAAAGAAAGAGGTGGATGTACAAGCTTTTGTAAATGCAAAGCTTGTGTTTGAGGGGAGTTTTACGACGTTTGTATTAGATAAGCATGTGTTAGACTAA
- a CDS encoding response regulator transcription factor, with translation MRILSVGFDDEFVNELEKELDKYFICIVDNAKDMYDATNFTDFRHYELVIIVDEGVQFSLERYVNEVKKKKSETKIIILTDKPKSQAEFFKLGVDDVVYQHCDQPDLIAARVLANMRHLFGTQVEVDKLVIDIANKRIQYDDKNVSLNGKTFDILAYLALREKRVFSKDEIINALWEEPEYVSDNTVEVAINQIRKRLKQILGFQVIHTVRRRGYKFAY, from the coding sequence ATGAGAATTTTAAGCGTAGGGTTTGACGATGAATTCGTCAATGAACTTGAAAAAGAGTTAGATAAATACTTTATTTGTATTGTAGATAATGCCAAAGATATGTACGATGCGACAAACTTCACAGACTTTAGACATTATGAACTGGTGATCATCGTAGATGAAGGGGTACAGTTTTCACTAGAACGTTATGTAAATGAAGTAAAGAAGAAAAAGAGTGAGACAAAGATCATCATACTAACGGATAAGCCGAAGAGCCAAGCAGAATTTTTCAAGCTTGGAGTTGATGATGTAGTCTATCAGCATTGTGATCAGCCTGACTTGATCGCTGCAAGAGTACTTGCAAATATGAGACATCTTTTTGGTACACAGGTTGAAGTCGATAAACTTGTGATTGATATTGCTAACAAAAGAATACAGTATGATGATAAAAATGTATCGCTTAACGGAAAGACATTTGATATCCTTGCATACCTTGCACTGAGAGAAAAAAGAGTTTTTTCTAAAGATGAGATCATCAATGCACTCTGGGAAGAGCCTGAGTATGTGAGTGACAATACCGTTGAGGTAGCGATCAACCAGATCAGAAAAAGACTCAAGCAGATCCTTGGTTTCCAGGTGATTCATACGGTAAGACGCCGCGGTTATAAATTCGCTTATTAA
- the argB gene encoding acetylglutamate kinase codes for MRDNLQVVKTLHEALPYIKRFANEKIVIKYGGAAQTSPELKEQFARDIVLLHLVGMKPIIVHGGGPSINRLLADLNIGTTFVDGQRVTTREVMRIVEMVLSGEVNKEIVSLLDNHGTKAIGISGKDGGFLKGIPKDFENFGYTGRIEHINPEIVNNIIEDGAVPVIAPIAGSDTIGHPGFNINADLAASKIAVALKARKVLFLTDTPGVLDKNMELITNLDIDKTEALKQDGTIQGGMVPKVDACIEALRGGVKKAHIIDGRVEHSLLLEILTSSGIGTCIEL; via the coding sequence ATGAGAGACAATCTACAAGTAGTAAAAACACTCCATGAAGCACTGCCTTATATTAAACGTTTTGCTAATGAAAAGATCGTAATAAAATATGGTGGAGCAGCACAGACAAGCCCTGAGCTCAAAGAGCAATTTGCACGTGATATCGTACTGTTGCATTTAGTAGGTATGAAGCCTATCATCGTGCACGGTGGTGGACCGAGTATTAATAGACTTTTGGCTGATTTGAATATTGGTACGACATTTGTGGATGGACAGCGTGTTACGACAAGAGAAGTCATGCGTATCGTGGAGATGGTGCTTAGCGGTGAAGTCAACAAAGAGATCGTTTCACTGCTTGACAACCACGGAACCAAAGCGATCGGTATCTCGGGGAAAGATGGTGGGTTCCTTAAAGGTATTCCAAAAGATTTTGAGAATTTCGGTTATACGGGAAGAATTGAACATATCAATCCTGAGATTGTGAATAATATCATTGAAGACGGTGCCGTTCCTGTTATTGCCCCTATCGCAGGAAGTGATACTATCGGGCACCCAGGGTTTAATATCAATGCTGATTTGGCAGCAAGTAAGATCGCTGTAGCCCTCAAAGCAAGAAAAGTACTTTTCCTTACGGATACTCCGGGGGTATTGGATAAGAATATGGAGCTTATCACAAACCTTGATATTGACAAGACAGAAGCCCTCAAGCAAGACGGTACGATACAAGGAGGTATGGTACCGAAAGTAGATGCTTGTATCGAAGCACTTCGCGGGGGTGTCAAAAAAGCACATATTATTGATGGACGTGTAGAACACTCTTTACTTTTAGAGATACTTACAAGTTCCGGAATCGGTACCTGTATTGAATTGTGA
- a CDS encoding MBL fold metallo-hydrolase translates to MQIKMQPMGPYQTNCYIVTVEGKDFIIDPGVGATNWVLNNITHPVAILNTHGHFDHVWSNAEVKKVLNLPIYCPKGDAFMLANDPFSQGTPPSHPDVLINGDEEFELEGIKIRFRHFPGHTPGCSVIEIGDVWFSGDFIFEQSIGRWDFPNSSGKDMIKSLEKAMQIKGDYTIYPGHGMSTTLKAEQKVMPFWIKQVRRTL, encoded by the coding sequence ATGCAAATCAAAATGCAACCTATGGGGCCCTACCAAACCAACTGTTATATTGTTACAGTAGAAGGAAAAGACTTTATCATCGATCCGGGTGTCGGTGCAACCAATTGGGTACTCAATAACATTACTCATCCCGTAGCGATCCTCAATACACACGGGCATTTCGACCATGTTTGGAGCAACGCAGAGGTCAAAAAAGTGCTTAACCTTCCTATATACTGTCCAAAGGGTGATGCCTTCATGCTTGCAAATGATCCCTTTTCCCAAGGTACGCCGCCAAGCCACCCTGATGTTCTCATTAATGGGGATGAAGAGTTTGAACTAGAAGGAATCAAGATCAGATTCCGTCATTTTCCCGGCCATACACCGGGCTGTTCGGTGATCGAGATAGGTGATGTATGGTTCAGCGGAGACTTTATTTTTGAACAATCCATCGGACGATGGGACTTTCCAAACTCAAGCGGTAAAGACATGATCAAAAGTCTGGAAAAAGCGATGCAGATCAAAGGAGACTACACGATCTATCCAGGTCACGGTATGAGTACCACACTCAAAGCCGAACAAAAAGTCATGCCATTTTGGATCAAACAGGTGAGGAGGACTTTATAA
- the abc-f gene encoding ribosomal protection-like ABC-F family protein, with protein sequence MALIDLFHIKKQYDVKLLLDDVDFHLNEGERVTIIGQNGCGKSTLMKIIIGSEEPTEGKRVIDKSVQIEMLQQHPKFEPGLSVRQAIENELTELKEAKKNYDEISSKLATDFDNTELLKEHEKLSNYIDHHNAWNLDDKVERVLQEFQLKEYEDRPAITLSGGEQRRVALAGLILKKPDVLLLDEPTNHLDVYMVEFLEDMLLKEKFTLLFISHDRHFIDTVATRVVEVDNQMLVSYNGGYMRYLEQKEARMKSMQKSHENLLRLLKQEEAWLAKGVRAREKRNQGRKKRVFELREEAKTNPTLIRKMMIELEREKKHFNREEGVSRKKMLFEIEHLHYSVPGKKLIEDFTTRILQKDKIAIVGINGAGKSTLLKLMLGRIKPDSGIIKQGDFSVGYFDQHREMLNDEKTLIETFCPDGGDRVEVQGKNMHVYGYLKSFLFPKEFLDKKVGVLSGGEKNRVALALLLTKKVDCLILDEPTNDLDIQTINILEEKLINFPGAILFVSHDRYFIDKIASKLFIFKGNGLVEESYQSYTEYLSIEKEIKELGDLEQETANFAAKKEEENPKVKKQTKLSYKQQQDFDKLPAQIEALEAKIDELNNCLQNPACYQEKGLTVISEELAEVEKEYEEKSDRYLEILEIYEELQENS encoded by the coding sequence ATGGCACTGATCGACCTTTTTCATATCAAAAAACAATATGATGTCAAACTTCTGCTTGATGATGTTGACTTCCATTTGAATGAAGGGGAGAGAGTTACGATCATTGGACAGAATGGTTGTGGAAAGTCAACTTTAATGAAGATCATTATCGGAAGTGAAGAACCAACCGAAGGTAAAAGGGTGATCGACAAGTCTGTACAGATAGAGATGCTGCAGCAACACCCGAAATTTGAACCTGGGCTTAGTGTCCGTCAAGCTATAGAGAATGAACTTACCGAACTCAAAGAAGCCAAAAAAAACTACGATGAGATCAGTTCCAAACTGGCTACAGACTTTGATAATACCGAACTGCTTAAAGAACATGAAAAACTCAGCAACTATATCGACCATCATAATGCCTGGAATCTTGATGACAAGGTCGAACGAGTTCTACAGGAATTCCAACTCAAAGAGTATGAAGACAGACCGGCTATCACGCTTTCAGGTGGGGAACAGCGTCGTGTTGCTCTTGCTGGACTGATTCTCAAAAAGCCTGACGTGCTGTTGCTGGATGAACCGACGAACCACCTTGATGTCTATATGGTGGAATTTCTGGAAGATATGCTGCTCAAAGAGAAGTTCACTCTGCTCTTTATCTCACACGACAGACATTTTATTGATACGGTGGCTACGCGTGTTGTAGAAGTGGACAACCAAATGCTTGTCTCTTATAACGGTGGGTACATGCGTTATCTGGAACAAAAAGAAGCACGTATGAAATCTATGCAGAAAAGCCATGAAAATCTCCTGCGTCTGCTTAAACAAGAAGAAGCATGGCTGGCGAAAGGTGTAAGAGCTAGAGAGAAACGTAACCAAGGACGTAAAAAACGTGTCTTTGAACTACGTGAAGAAGCAAAAACAAACCCGACGTTGATACGAAAGATGATGATCGAACTGGAACGGGAGAAAAAACACTTCAACCGTGAAGAAGGTGTGTCACGTAAAAAGATGCTCTTTGAAATCGAACATCTTCACTACAGTGTACCGGGAAAGAAACTGATTGAGGATTTCACTACACGTATCTTGCAAAAAGACAAGATCGCTATTGTCGGAATCAACGGTGCAGGTAAATCCACTCTGCTTAAACTAATGTTAGGTCGTATTAAACCTGACAGCGGTATTATCAAACAAGGGGATTTCTCTGTCGGGTATTTTGATCAGCACAGAGAGATGCTCAATGATGAGAAGACACTGATAGAGACATTCTGTCCTGATGGTGGTGATAGAGTTGAAGTTCAGGGAAAGAATATGCATGTCTATGGTTATCTCAAAAGTTTCCTCTTTCCTAAAGAGTTCTTAGATAAAAAGGTCGGCGTTCTAAGCGGGGGAGAGAAAAACCGTGTAGCACTTGCTCTTCTTCTTACCAAGAAAGTAGATTGTCTCATTCTAGATGAACCTACCAATGACCTGGATATCCAAACAATCAATATCCTTGAAGAGAAACTGATCAACTTCCCTGGAGCAATCCTTTTTGTTTCGCATGACAGGTACTTCATAGACAAGATCGCTTCTAAGCTCTTTATCTTTAAAGGTAACGGGCTGGTAGAGGAATCTTATCAAAGTTATACAGAGTATCTTAGTATTGAAAAAGAGATCAAAGAGCTGGGTGACTTAGAACAAGAGACTGCAAATTTTGCAGCTAAAAAAGAAGAAGAAAATCCAAAGGTAAAAAAGCAGACAAAGCTTAGTTACAAACAGCAGCAGGATTTTGACAAACTTCCAGCCCAGATTGAAGCATTGGAAGCAAAGATAGATGAGTTGAACAACTGTTTACAAAACCCGGCATGCTACCAGGAAAAAGGACTGACTGTTATCTCTGAAGAACTTGCCGAAGTGGAAAAAGAATACGAAGAAAAGAGTGACAGATACCTTGAAATTCTTGAGATCTATGAAGAGCTTCAGGAAAATTCGTAG